Proteins encoded together in one Telopea speciosissima isolate NSW1024214 ecotype Mountain lineage chromosome 4, Tspe_v1, whole genome shotgun sequence window:
- the LOC122657326 gene encoding pentatricopeptide repeat-containing protein At5g15300-like, with translation MWRAIVSSVLSILQQLSTMRELGQTQALITKTGLTGYPSVIAKFITFSALSTSGSLAYARAIFEETTMEDTFLCNTMLRAYSQSIFPIEAIFLYNQMQRMNVTSDHFTYPYVLKACARVFPRREEDEKLYGFEISVKGAEIHGRALQTGFVLDHFVQNSLIHLYSHLGFLDLARQVFDEMEEKTVASWNTMIAAYDRINDFESADLLLHSIPVKNVVSWNTLIARYVKLCNIEAARRMFEEMPEKDAVSWNSMIAGYVQSKDYNGALELFRQMQACRVEATDITLTSVLGACAEMGALGFGREIHELLKRQEFKIEGFLGNALLDMYAKCGSLNFAWEVFDGMKMKHVSCWNSMIVALAVHGYCEEALELFSTMEMRFDEVRPNRITFIGVLIACSHKGLVEEGRQYFARMIGEYKIRPDIKHYGCMVDLLSRCGLLDEAYHIIKTMPFDANSVLWRTLLGACRNYGHVELAEEAFRRLAVLEPLRDGDWVLLSNTYAEAKRWDDVERVRNEMIGLRILKKPGSSQIEVK, from the coding sequence ATGTGGAGAGCCATTGTTTCATCCGTCTTGTCCATACTTCAACAACTTTCCACTATGAGAGAACTGGGGCAAACTCAAGCTCTTATCACCAAAACAGGTCTCACTGGGTACCCTTCAGTTATTGCCAAATTCATCACCTTCTCTGCTTTATCGACCTCAGGAAGCCTTGCATATGCCAGGGCTATCTTCGAGGAAACCACCATGGAAGATACCTTCCTTTGCAATACCATGCTCAGAGCTTACTCTCAGAGCATCTTTCCAATTGAAGCCATCTTTCTCTACAACCAAATGCAACGTATGAACGTCACGTCCGATCATTTCACTTACCCATATGTTCTTAAGGCCTGTGCTAGAGTTTTTCCTAGGAGGGAAGAGGACGAGAAGCTTTACGGGTTCGAAATTTCTGTTAAAGGAGCTGAGATTCATGGTAGGGCCCTTCAGACAGGCTTTGTCCTTGATCATTTTGTCCAGAATTCGTTAATTCATTTATATTCCCATCTTGGGTTCCTTGATCTTGCACGCCAGGTGTTTGatgaaatggaggagaagacAGTTGCTTCATGGAATACCATGATTGCAGCATATGATCGGATAAATGATTTTGAGTCAGCAGATTTGCTGCTGCATTCGATTCCTGTTAAAAATGTGGTTTCTTGGAATACCCTGATTGCTCGTTATGTCAAATTATGTAATATTGAAGCTGCAAGGAGGATGTTTGAAGAAATGCCTGAAAAGGATGCTGTTTCTTGGAATTCAATGATTGCTGGTTATGTTCAGAGTAAAGATTACAATGGGGCACTGGAGCTCTTTCGTCAAATGCAGGCTTGTAGGGTTGAAGCAACAGATATAACACTCACATCTGTTCTTGGGGCATGTGCAGAAATGGGAGCACTGGGCTTCGGAAGGGAGATTCATGAGCTATTGAAAAGACAAGAGTTTAAGATTGAAGGGTTCTTAGGGAATGCTCTGCTGGATATGTATGCAAAGTGTGGGAGCTTGAATTTTGCTTGGGAGGTTTTCGATGGGATGAAGATGAAGCATGTAAGTTGTTGGAACTCGATGATTGTGGCTTTGGCTGTTCATGGTTACTGTGAGGAAGCACTGGAGTTGTTTTCAACCATGGAGATGAGATTTGATGAGGTTAGGCCCAACCGCATCACCTTTATTGGTGTTCTGATTGCCTGTAGCCATAAAGGCCTGGTTGAAGAGGGTCGTCAATATTTTGCCCGTATGATTGGGGAGTACAAGATCAGGCCTGATATTAAGCATTATGGAtgcatggttgatcttcttAGCAGATGTGGTTTGCTGGATGAAGCATATCACATTATCAAAACAATGCCATTTGATGCTAACTCTGTCCTCTGGCGAACATTGCTGGGTGCTTGCCGGAACTATGGGCATGTCGAGTTGGCAGAGGAAGCCTTTCGAAGGCTTGCTGTGCTGGAGCCTCTTAGAGATGGAGATTGGGTTTTGTTATCAAATACTTATGCTGAAGCCAAGAGATGGGATGATGTTGAAAGAGTGAGGAATGAGATGATTGGATTAAGGATCTTGAAGAAACCTGGATCAAGCCAAATTGAGGTGAAATGA